In Ipomoea triloba cultivar NCNSP0323 chromosome 15, ASM357664v1, one genomic interval encodes:
- the LOC116006432 gene encoding uncharacterized protein LOC116006432, translated as MDLTEEQIQQKIKHSEHLMNLLNEELENKIDTNIIEKLNQNLAKKEILHQYLIDIEQFKKDFVEETKSETEPMSVKNFADIETINSRQNEATASSHPTTSYPRTNPEQMSYNLGHPPRRAVTIYDQNNPNRRTLGKQMPHEVQILSNEPTILNITRVHPQLFDNYIEQWTALIIRDFESKHPYVNDGEEMIKIAENYLGGTARAAWEAFKLKFPDKLAELAMQGNSIHNFAYQIHTLLTGREANTGLTIRQAEAMRDLEQIQLYDWHKVIDFLIDFLSLACTSGNYFSKDLGERLFSKLPGPLGKEIHDSWNLIPKEELFDNMGTRIQHVISELKTRCTYIQIQRDLKQKNVGFCKNIYTPQQYGRHPDDPTPRRQPAKPKRNYVKRKYIRKSTAKKPYLNKDKHVTKYNPNKNYKKTITCYACQKPGHLSSVCPNRNNLFNEEANLVNTINEDILEITSDISDTSEIWSICSLEGFETKEVEIPEEEDSLNILMDRLNNWNYGM; from the exons atggatttaacagaagaacaaatccaacaaaaGATTAAACATAGTGAACACTTAATGAACTTACTTAATGAAGAACTAGAAAACAAAATagatacaaacataattgaaaaactgAACCAAAACTTAGCAAAGAAAGAAATACTTCACCAATATCTTATAG ATattgaacaattcaaaaaagattttgttgaaGAAACAAAATCAGAAACTGAACCAATGTCTGTCAAAAACTTTGCagatattgaaacaataaactcTAGACAAAATGAAGCAACTGCTTCATCACATCCTACTACTTCTTATCCCAGAACTAATCCTGAACAAATGAGCTATAATTTGGGACATCCTCCCAGAAGAGCTGTAACTATTTATGATCAAAATAATCCTAACAGAAGAACTTTAGGAAAACAAATGCCTCATGAAGTACAAATACTCAGTAATGAACCAACTATACTTAACATAACTAGGGTTCATCCACAACTTTTCGATAACTATATTGAACAATGGActgcacttataataagagactTTGAATCAAAACACCCTTACGTCAATGACGGAgaagaaatgattaaaatagcTGAAAACTATTTAGGCGGAACTGCTAGAGCAGCATGGGAAgcctttaaactaaaatttcctGATAAGCTTGCAGAATTAGCAATGCAAGGAAATAGTATACACAACTTTGCTTACCAAATACACACACTTCTTACTGGAAGAGAAGCAAACACTGGCTTAACTATAAGACAAGCTGAAGCCATGAGAGATCTAGAACAAATCCAATTGTATGATTGGCATAAAGTTATAGATTTCTTAATAGACTTTTTATCACTAGCCTGCACCTCTGGAAACTATTTCTCTAAAGACTTAGGAGAAagacttttttcaaaattacctgGACCTTTAGGAAAAGAAATCCATGATTCCTGGAATTTAATACCTAAAGAAGAACTTTTTGATAACATGGGAACCAGAATTCAACATGTTATTAGTGAACTTAAGACTAGATGTACTTATATACAGATCCAGAGagacttaaaacaaaagaatgtaggtttttgtaaaaatatctacactccacaacaatatGGGAGACATCCTGATGATCCAACTCCCAGGAGACAACCTGCGAAACCTAAAAGAAactatgtaaaaagaaaatacataagaaAATCAACTGCTAAAAAACCTTATCTCAATAAAGATAAGCATGTTACTAAGTACAATCCAAacaaaaactacaagaaaacaataacttgCTATGCTTGTCAAAAACCTGGACACTTATCCTCTGTTTGTCCAAACAGAAATAACTTATTtaatgaagaagcaaacttaGTAAACACCATTAATGAAGATATACTTGAAATTACTTCTGATATTTCAGATACTTCAGAAATTTGGAGTATATGTTCTTTGGAAGGATTTGAAACCAAAGAGGTTGAAATTCCTGAAGAAGAAGACTCACTTAATATTCTTATGGATAGACTAAATAATTGGAACTATGGAATGTAA
- the LOC116006433 gene encoding E3 ubiquitin-protein ligase RZFP34-like: MENALLQQMVPRQFLDEDGARAEMGCGNYGCSHYMRRCKIRAPCCDEIFDCRHCHNEAKNSIEVDPLKRHDIPRHEIKRVICSLCNTEQDVQQRCVQCGVSMGKYYCSTCNFFDDDVSKNQYHCDKCGICRTGGKENFFHCNRCGCCYSNLMKDSHICIEKAMHHNCPVCFEFVFDTTKNITVLPCGHTMHLECVMEMERHYQYSCPVCSKSFCDMSRVWEKLDEEVASTPMPEMYQNKMVSILCNDCGNSSETKFHVLAHKCPNCKSYNTRQTRGGATSCSSRVTEVVRG, encoded by the exons ATGGAGAACGCTTTGCTGCAGCAGATGGTTCCTCGTCAGTTTTTGGATGAAGATGGAGCTAGGGCCGAGATGGGATGTGGAAATTATGg GTGCTCGCACTATATGAGGAGATGCAAGATCAGAGCTCCATGCTGTGATGAGATATTCGATTGCAGACACTGCCACAATGAAGCAAAG AATTCTATAGAAGTTGATCCACTCAAGCGGCATGACATTCCTAGACATGAAATCAAAAGG GTCATTTGTTCCTTGTGCAACACTGAGCAAGAT GTTCAACAAAGATGCGTCCAATGCGGGGTTTCTATGGGGAAGTACTATTGCTCAACGTGCAATTTCTTTGATGATGAT GTTTCGAAGAATCAATACCACTGTGACAAATGTGGAATCTGCAG AACGGGAGGCAAAGAAAATTTCTTTCACTGTAATAGATGTG GATGTTGCTACTCAAATTTGATGAAGGATTCACATATTTGTATAGAAAAAGCAATGCACCACAACTGCCCAGTTTGCTTTGAG TTTGTTTTTGATACCACGAAAAATATTACTGTTTTGCCTTGTGGACACACTATGCATCTTGAATGTGTGATGGAGATGGAAAGGCATTATCA GTATTCTTGCCCCGTTTGCTCGAAATCATTTTGTGATATGTCCCGGGTATGGGAAAAGCTTGATGAGGAG GTTGCCTCGACACCTATGCCGGAGATGTATCAAAATAAGAtg GTTTCGATCCTTTGCAATGACTGTGGGAATTCATCTGAGACTAAGTTCCACGTTCTGGCACACAAGTGCCCTAACTGCAAATCCTACAACACAAGGCAAACGAGAGGAGGCGCCACTTCATGCTCATCTAGGGTCACCGAAGTTGTTAGAGGATGA